One part of the Paraglaciecola sp. L3A3 genome encodes these proteins:
- a CDS encoding PAS domain-containing methyl-accepting chemotaxis protein, with translation MTKHQTVTINQEINVLEDEELVSVTDTQGVIEYANEAFCRVAGFTLDELKGQHHNIVRHPDMPKAAFADLWSKLKAKQAWRGAVKNRCKDGQYYWVDAFVTPLYENGVLSGYQSVRTKLKPEFRNRAEIFYAQLNAGKSHTSMFDNHKVMDAIFLVIGTLIAASALYYPWMAFLLVVLPYIIFKTELFSLRKYISTQQQSYDSISRFVFSGKSAISVVDFMKKMSEGRIKTIIGRVIDSTSTLQDGGQLLRRVSQQAKAGVEQETSELHQVSVAIEEMVATNAEVASNTAVASSKVESVYQDCKRATDSMTQTMTKVAGLAKDVAESANTASNLASEAEKIDSIMQEIQGIADQTNLLALNAAIEAARAGEHGRGFSVVADEVRALSSRTHLATEQIQSSVGEIQSTLVNWSKVLLEGKEAADECVSDTENTKDIVNKVYEVVSEIADLTTQISVASEQQSAVSQEISRNIVNVNDISQNNLRQAEIVEDESTKIEQRSSALAGLGTTFG, from the coding sequence ATGACAAAACACCAAACAGTTACAATTAATCAAGAGATTAATGTTTTAGAAGATGAAGAGTTAGTGTCGGTGACTGACACTCAAGGTGTTATTGAGTACGCAAATGAGGCGTTCTGCCGCGTCGCAGGTTTTACTTTAGATGAACTGAAGGGACAACATCATAATATTGTCAGGCATCCCGATATGCCAAAAGCAGCCTTCGCTGATCTGTGGAGTAAATTAAAAGCGAAACAAGCATGGCGTGGCGCAGTAAAAAATCGTTGTAAAGATGGTCAATATTATTGGGTCGACGCCTTCGTTACCCCACTTTATGAAAATGGTGTGTTGTCAGGTTATCAATCTGTTAGAACAAAATTAAAACCTGAATTTCGTAATCGTGCCGAAATTTTCTATGCGCAATTAAACGCAGGTAAATCTCATACTTCAATGTTTGACAATCATAAAGTGATGGATGCCATTTTTCTCGTTATAGGCACACTCATAGCTGCCTCTGCTTTGTATTATCCTTGGATGGCCTTTCTGCTTGTTGTCTTGCCTTATATCATTTTTAAAACCGAGCTATTTTCTTTGCGTAAATATATAAGTACACAACAGCAAAGTTATGACAGTATTTCTCGTTTTGTTTTTTCAGGTAAAAGCGCCATCAGTGTGGTTGATTTTATGAAAAAAATGTCAGAAGGACGGATTAAAACAATAATAGGTCGTGTCATTGATAGTACCTCAACGTTACAAGATGGTGGGCAATTATTAAGACGTGTATCTCAACAAGCAAAAGCTGGAGTAGAGCAAGAGACCAGTGAGTTACATCAAGTCTCGGTTGCTATAGAAGAAATGGTTGCTACTAATGCAGAAGTCGCCAGCAATACCGCGGTTGCCTCTTCTAAAGTTGAATCGGTATATCAAGATTGTAAACGTGCTACCGATTCCATGACACAAACTATGACTAAGGTTGCTGGCTTAGCTAAAGACGTAGCTGAATCTGCCAATACAGCAAGTAATTTGGCTTCTGAAGCAGAAAAAATTGATAGCATAATGCAAGAAATTCAAGGTATAGCTGATCAAACTAACTTATTAGCATTGAATGCGGCAATCGAAGCTGCAAGAGCAGGAGAGCATGGGCGAGGATTTTCTGTGGTAGCTGATGAAGTGCGTGCTCTTTCTAGCCGTACTCACTTAGCGACCGAACAAATACAGTCTTCTGTGGGGGAAATTCAATCTACACTGGTTAACTGGTCGAAAGTATTGTTAGAAGGTAAAGAAGCAGCTGATGAATGTGTATCTGACACTGAAAATACCAAGGACATCGTGAATAAAGTGTATGAAGTAGTGTCGGAAATTGCCGATCTTACTACGCAAATTTCAGTGGCATCGGAACAACAAAGTGCTGTATCTCAGGAGATTAGTCGTAATATTGTTAATGTGAATGACATTTCTCAAAACAATTTGCGTCAAGCTGAAATTGTTGAAGATGAGTCCACCAAGATTGAGCAAAGATCTAGCGCTTTGGCTGGGTTAGGTACGACTTTTGGTTAA
- a CDS encoding sulfatase: protein MVSRTKKVHNHLLLSSLSLCVSVILSSCANDNIQNSSKPKQQNADKPNIVFFFTDDQAYDTIRAFGNPDALTPNIDKLANKGLVFKHHYNTTSICMASRASVMSGMYEYKNGTNFQHGPMADSIWQRSYPLLLKESGYRIGFAGKFGFPVSNMTAKPLNEEEGKIAQHDFDLWAGSPGQTSYKTAQNESIKKYAKDYPHSSLAYGAVSIDFIRESVKKQQPFAMSVFYKAPHRPVQPDPKFDHVYQNTEFRKLPNYGREAGKHFSKHSQLGRQYPRFEEWGYSEDESYQQALRKYHQLIYGIDQSIGMVLAELEEQGIADNTVIIFASDNGYFNGSHGLGSKVLPYEEGARVPLIIYDPRNKHSGKMRTTKSLTAGVDISATILDLAKVKKPTAWDGVSLLPILNNPTQQVRASMPHIQVWGLEETRNLAIVDNRFKYIYWYYQDEQQNLVPTEELYDLENDPYELKNVVSDRRYASTLDNMRNLYDQQITHWQQESINYNEYAEYAQLFDRHLSWSTKKQVIKQKGKAIKE from the coding sequence ATGGTTAGCCGAACTAAAAAAGTACACAATCATTTATTACTCAGCTCATTATCTTTATGTGTTAGCGTGATATTAAGTAGCTGCGCTAATGATAACATTCAAAACTCCAGTAAACCTAAACAACAAAATGCTGACAAGCCCAACATAGTTTTCTTTTTTACCGACGATCAGGCCTACGACACAATAAGAGCCTTTGGTAATCCTGATGCCCTTACTCCAAACATAGACAAACTAGCGAACAAAGGTTTGGTGTTTAAACATCATTACAACACCACTTCTATTTGTATGGCTAGCCGAGCGAGTGTGATGTCAGGTATGTATGAATACAAAAATGGTACCAATTTTCAACATGGCCCCATGGCAGATTCTATTTGGCAACGATCTTACCCTCTGCTGTTAAAAGAATCTGGCTATAGAATAGGGTTTGCCGGAAAATTTGGTTTTCCCGTGTCCAACATGACAGCTAAACCACTGAATGAAGAAGAAGGTAAAATAGCTCAACATGATTTTGATTTGTGGGCAGGTAGTCCAGGCCAAACTAGTTATAAAACAGCACAAAACGAGTCTATAAAAAAATATGCTAAAGACTACCCCCATAGCAGTTTGGCATATGGGGCGGTAAGTATTGATTTTATAAGAGAATCAGTCAAAAAGCAGCAACCTTTTGCTATGAGTGTGTTTTATAAAGCCCCACATAGACCTGTGCAACCGGATCCTAAATTTGATCATGTATACCAAAACACTGAGTTTAGAAAATTACCTAATTATGGTCGAGAAGCAGGTAAACACTTTTCTAAACATTCACAACTTGGACGCCAGTATCCTAGGTTTGAAGAATGGGGATATTCAGAAGACGAAAGCTACCAACAAGCACTTAGAAAGTATCATCAACTGATTTATGGCATCGACCAATCTATCGGTATGGTATTAGCTGAACTTGAAGAGCAAGGTATTGCAGATAATACTGTGATCATTTTTGCCTCAGACAACGGCTATTTTAATGGCTCCCACGGCTTAGGCAGTAAGGTATTACCTTACGAAGAGGGCGCAAGGGTTCCCCTTATTATTTATGATCCGCGTAATAAACACAGCGGTAAAATGCGCACCACAAAGTCATTAACTGCTGGGGTAGATATAAGCGCAACAATTTTAGACTTAGCTAAAGTCAAAAAACCCACGGCTTGGGATGGTGTCAGTTTACTACCAATTTTAAACAACCCCACACAACAAGTTCGAGCCAGCATGCCGCACATTCAAGTATGGGGATTAGAAGAAACACGTAATCTAGCCATAGTCGACAATAGGTTTAAATACATATACTGGTATTATCAAGATGAACAACAAAACCTAGTTCCCACAGAAGAACTCTATGATTTAGAGAATGATCCGTACGAATTAAAAAATGTAGTATCGGATCGTCGTTATGCCAGCACACTAGACAATATGCGTAATTTATATGACCAACAAATCACCCATTGGCAACAAGAAAGCATAAATTACAATGAATATGCTGAATACGCACAACTATTTGATCGACACTTATCTTGGTCGACAAAGAAACAAGTAATAAAACAGAAAGGCAAAGCCATTAAAGAATAA
- a CDS encoding arylsulfatase: MKNRILTLCLVPLICLSACSQIKPSAEKEPSADSQSNNEQKPNVVIFYVDDLGYGDIGVYGAKGVETPNVDALAHNGIRFTDAHTSAATCTPSRYSLLTGEHAFRKNAHILKGDAPLLIGTEQPTLPRMLKKAGYQTAVVGKWHLGLGNGNVDWNQAIKPGPLEIGFDYSFLLPATGDRVPTVYMENHHILNVSKDDPISVNYKKKIGNRPTGNDNPELLRYLPSDDGHSKSIVNGVSRMGWMAGGKSAEWVDEDFYQVFTDKANNFIASNKNDPFFLFFSFHDIHVPRLPNKRFQGKSEMGPRGDAIVQMDWITGQVIKQLKAQGVFDNTIIIFTSDNGAVLSDGYEDRAIELVGEHKENGIYRGGKYSAFEAGTRVPTILHFPKQVKPGVSDALMSQIDIYASLADYLGIELAADEAIDSEVKLEAWFNADKPGRQQLAEESATLSLRDGQWKYIRPMKNGEKRAKSTWQRKRIETGASSLPQLYNLAEDPSEQVNLAAKFPERIASMEAKLLALEGKTLR, from the coding sequence ATGAAAAATAGAATACTCACCTTATGTTTAGTGCCACTAATATGTTTAAGTGCTTGTAGTCAAATAAAGCCTTCAGCTGAAAAAGAGCCTTCAGCGGATAGTCAGTCGAACAATGAGCAAAAACCCAATGTCGTGATTTTTTATGTAGACGATTTAGGTTATGGCGATATAGGTGTATATGGGGCAAAAGGTGTGGAAACTCCTAATGTTGACGCCCTTGCACATAATGGTATACGTTTTACCGATGCCCATACTTCTGCTGCTACCTGTACACCATCTCGTTATTCTTTATTAACAGGTGAACACGCTTTTCGTAAAAATGCGCATATTTTAAAAGGTGATGCACCTTTGTTAATTGGCACTGAGCAACCTACCTTACCCAGAATGCTTAAAAAAGCCGGTTATCAAACTGCTGTGGTGGGTAAATGGCACTTAGGTTTAGGCAATGGTAATGTTGATTGGAACCAAGCAATTAAACCGGGACCACTAGAAATTGGTTTTGATTATAGCTTTTTGTTGCCAGCCACAGGCGACAGGGTGCCCACTGTTTATATGGAAAATCACCACATATTGAATGTGTCAAAAGATGATCCTATTAGTGTTAATTACAAAAAGAAAATTGGTAATCGCCCTACAGGTAATGACAATCCAGAATTATTACGCTACTTACCTTCTGATGATGGACATAGTAAGAGTATTGTAAATGGCGTCAGTCGTATGGGCTGGATGGCCGGTGGTAAAAGCGCTGAATGGGTGGATGAAGATTTTTATCAAGTATTTACCGATAAAGCGAATAACTTTATCGCCAGCAATAAAAATGATCCTTTCTTTTTATTCTTTTCATTCCATGACATTCATGTCCCACGTTTACCAAATAAAAGATTCCAAGGTAAAAGTGAAATGGGACCTAGAGGCGATGCGATAGTGCAAATGGACTGGATTACAGGACAAGTGATTAAACAGCTTAAAGCTCAAGGAGTGTTTGATAATACTATTATAATTTTCACCAGCGACAACGGTGCTGTGTTGTCTGATGGCTACGAAGATAGAGCCATTGAATTGGTGGGAGAACATAAAGAAAATGGCATCTACCGAGGTGGAAAATATAGTGCATTTGAAGCCGGCACACGTGTACCAACTATTTTGCATTTTCCTAAACAAGTTAAACCGGGTGTGAGTGATGCATTAATGAGTCAAATTGATATTTATGCCTCTTTAGCTGATTACTTGGGAATTGAGTTAGCTGCCGATGAAGCCATCGACAGTGAAGTGAAACTAGAAGCCTGGTTTAATGCTGATAAACCAGGACGGCAACAGTTGGCTGAAGAGTCTGCAACTTTAAGTTTGCGTGATGGTCAGTGGAAGTATATTCGTCCAATGAAAAACGGCGAAAAACGAGCAAAAAGCACTTGGCAGCGCAAACGTATTGAAACAGGTGCATCAAGTCTGCCTCAATTGTACAACTTAGCCGAAGATCCAAGTGAACAAGTTAATTTAGCCGCTAAATTTCCCGAAAGGATCGCTAGTATGGAAGCTAAATTATTAGCACTAGAAGGCAAAACTTTACGTTAA
- a CDS encoding sulfatase — translation MKIFNKFWLCLWLSVSWVINAAEQPNVVLIIADDLNWDDVGTYGHPNISSPNLDNMAKNGMRFDAAYLTASSCSPSRSSILTGRYPHNTGAEQLHWDLPLSQTTFSEKLKEAGYWTGAAGKWHMGEGIKDRFDVVREAYYGNGSLSGSSEWLALLDLRPKDKPFFLWLAAWDSHRPWVPGRGLPHNHTQADVILPPYYPPTELYLNDFVNYYDEISRFDMNVGKVVEKLEKQGIADNTIIVVIADNGRPYARDKTTLFDSGVKTPFIVYWPNGIKQKGTTTESIVSSIDLSATFLDLAGVKKQPSIEGKSFKALFNDPKKAFRKYAFSERNWHDFEDHGRTARSNRYRYIRNNYNDLPGTPSGDTMYHETWTELVRLHNAGMLNKHQSRPFIAPREREELYDLKNDRYELNNLAADPKYTKILKEHSNALDDWIKESGDYIPSFRTPDDFDRITGEKLPPRKRPRPSKLEMYKTNGAY, via the coding sequence ATGAAAATTTTTAATAAATTTTGGCTGTGTTTATGGCTAAGCGTCAGTTGGGTAATAAATGCTGCAGAGCAACCGAATGTTGTTTTAATTATTGCTGACGATTTAAATTGGGATGATGTAGGGACTTACGGTCATCCCAATATTTCTTCGCCGAACTTAGATAACATGGCAAAAAATGGTATGCGTTTTGACGCAGCTTATTTAACAGCCAGTTCTTGTAGTCCAAGTCGCTCAAGTATTTTAACAGGCCGTTACCCACATAATACAGGTGCAGAGCAACTTCATTGGGATTTACCTTTAAGTCAAACCACTTTTTCTGAAAAATTAAAAGAGGCAGGATATTGGACTGGTGCCGCGGGTAAATGGCACATGGGTGAAGGAATAAAAGACCGTTTCGACGTGGTACGTGAAGCATATTATGGTAATGGATCCCTTTCGGGTTCTAGCGAATGGTTAGCATTATTAGATTTGCGCCCAAAAGATAAACCTTTCTTTTTATGGTTAGCAGCTTGGGATTCACATCGTCCTTGGGTTCCAGGAAGAGGCTTACCCCACAATCACACTCAAGCAGATGTGATATTACCGCCTTATTATCCACCAACTGAATTGTATTTAAATGATTTTGTTAATTATTATGATGAAATTAGTCGCTTCGATATGAACGTAGGTAAAGTGGTTGAAAAGCTTGAAAAACAAGGCATTGCAGACAACACAATCATTGTTGTTATTGCAGATAATGGTCGTCCATATGCTCGAGATAAAACCACCTTATTTGATTCTGGAGTCAAAACGCCATTTATTGTTTATTGGCCAAATGGCATTAAACAAAAAGGCACAACGACTGAAAGTATTGTTAGTTCAATCGATTTATCGGCTACTTTTCTTGACTTAGCAGGTGTTAAAAAACAGCCATCTATTGAAGGTAAAAGCTTTAAAGCGCTTTTCAATGACCCTAAAAAAGCATTTAGAAAATATGCTTTTTCAGAGCGTAACTGGCACGACTTTGAAGATCATGGACGAACAGCCCGTTCAAATCGTTACCGCTATATTCGTAACAATTACAATGATCTACCAGGCACACCAAGTGGCGATACTATGTATCACGAAACTTGGACAGAGCTAGTTCGCTTACATAATGCAGGCATGTTAAACAAACATCAGTCTCGCCCTTTTATTGCGCCAAGAGAAAGAGAAGAGTTGTATGATCTTAAAAATGATCGATACGAGTTAAACAACTTAGCAGCTGATCCCAAGTACACAAAAATACTTAAAGAACACAGCAATGCCCTTGATGATTGGATTAAAGAATCTGGCGATTATATTCCAAGTTTCCGTACCCCGGATGACTTTGATCGTATTACTGGCGAAAAGTTACCTCCACGTAAACGTCCTCGCCCATCGAAGTTAGAAATGTATAAAACCAATGGTGCATACTAG
- a CDS encoding porin, translating to MKFSPSLLFSMFLVTIFSSVTLADPISVYGRANISAQMSDDGQGSFTELKSNASRFGVEGDMDLDNNLNVFYRVEWGVDISDVSGGDNITARDQYLGLKGDFGTVILGRKDSALKSLSAPIDGMNNYEADFKGLWQGDNRYNDSVSYLSPSFNGFSAEVNYVVEDSKEGQDSLTAAIYYGDKKLKNTTWYAGVASETDAKGYDVQRAVAQTKLGSWVLGIVVHNQEEVVTGESDSGVALSSQYSIKKWKLKAQFQTLEDDSSISLGADYKLGKSTKAYVWYTDRALDESEDKSWLALGLEHKF from the coding sequence ATGAAATTTTCCCCTAGTTTATTATTTTCAATGTTCTTGGTTACTATTTTTTCTAGCGTTACTTTAGCTGATCCTATTAGTGTTTATGGTCGAGCGAATATTTCTGCACAAATGTCAGATGATGGGCAAGGCAGTTTTACTGAACTTAAAAGTAATGCTTCACGCTTTGGTGTAGAAGGCGATATGGATTTAGATAATAACCTTAACGTGTTTTATCGAGTGGAGTGGGGGGTAGATATTTCTGATGTATCGGGCGGCGATAATATTACCGCTCGTGATCAATATTTAGGTTTGAAAGGTGATTTTGGTACTGTGATCCTTGGTCGTAAAGATAGCGCTTTAAAAAGTTTATCTGCGCCGATTGATGGTATGAATAATTATGAAGCTGACTTTAAAGGTCTTTGGCAAGGTGATAATCGATACAATGACTCAGTTAGTTATCTAAGCCCTTCATTCAATGGTTTTTCAGCTGAAGTGAATTATGTGGTTGAAGATAGTAAAGAAGGTCAAGATAGTTTGACTGCCGCTATCTATTACGGTGATAAAAAGCTGAAAAACACCACTTGGTATGCTGGGGTGGCTAGTGAAACTGATGCCAAAGGTTATGACGTGCAACGCGCGGTGGCGCAAACAAAACTAGGCAGTTGGGTTTTAGGTATTGTTGTACATAATCAAGAAGAAGTTGTCACAGGGGAAAGTGATTCAGGTGTGGCACTAAGTTCACAATATTCTATCAAAAAATGGAAACTTAAAGCGCAATTTCAAACACTAGAAGATGATAGTAGTATTAGTTTAGGTGCCGACTATAAGCTAGGTAAGTCGACTAAAGCCTATGTTTGGTATACCGATAGAGCCTTGGATGAAAGTGAAGATAAGTCATGGTTAGCCTTAGGTTTAGAGCATAAGTTTTAG
- a CDS encoding hydrogen peroxide-inducible genes activator, whose protein sequence is MILPNLKHLHYLVVLHQELHFVKAAKRCNVSQSTLSSAIQNLEEQFGSQLLEREHKTFVFTPFGMELVARSKALLTQAHELVNFAQSAGNWQAGSLKLGVIPTIAPFLFEGVITEVTAHLPEINLQLQEDTTANLLTQLNEGTLDLLILALPMETPGCKQLPIGHDPFHLVAHKELAESLVSPLDMSILPKESVFLLHKEHCMTGHAVSACGLKQTEQVSALAASSLHTLIQLANSKRGFTFMPELAINNDILHSTSLISMPAEAGGYREIGLVWRNGTTRLRLFRYLAELFAPLMPIPTFKR, encoded by the coding sequence ATGATTTTACCCAATCTTAAACACCTACATTATTTGGTGGTGTTACACCAAGAGCTGCATTTTGTAAAAGCGGCCAAGCGTTGTAATGTTAGCCAGTCTACTTTGAGCAGTGCCATTCAAAATCTGGAAGAGCAATTTGGTTCACAGTTATTAGAGCGTGAACACAAAACCTTTGTTTTTACGCCTTTTGGTATGGAGCTGGTGGCTCGCAGTAAGGCCTTATTGACCCAAGCTCATGAGTTAGTGAACTTTGCTCAGAGTGCTGGTAATTGGCAGGCTGGTAGTCTTAAGCTTGGGGTGATCCCAACTATTGCGCCATTTTTATTTGAGGGGGTGATTACTGAGGTAACAGCACACTTACCTGAGATTAATTTGCAACTGCAAGAAGACACCACTGCTAATTTACTTACCCAGTTAAATGAAGGAACCCTAGATTTATTGATTTTAGCTTTACCTATGGAAACCCCCGGCTGTAAACAACTGCCAATCGGTCATGACCCTTTTCATTTAGTGGCACATAAAGAATTGGCTGAATCATTGGTTTCACCTCTAGATATGTCAATTTTACCTAAAGAAAGTGTTTTTTTGTTGCACAAAGAACATTGTATGACAGGTCATGCCGTGAGTGCTTGTGGCTTAAAACAGACAGAACAAGTTAGTGCGTTGGCGGCTAGTAGCTTGCATACTTTAATTCAGTTGGCCAACAGTAAGCGTGGATTTACTTTTATGCCAGAGCTCGCCATTAATAATGATATTTTGCATTCGACTTCTTTAATTTCGATGCCAGCTGAAGCGGGAGGTTATCGAGAAATTGGTTTAGTCTGGCGTAATGGTACTACACGACTTAGGTTGTTTCGGTATTTGGCTGAGTTGTTCGCGCCCTTAATGCCTATTCCGACGTTTAAGCGTTAG